The window GAATTCCGCGCCCAAGTGCGCGCCAAGACCGCGGCCAACCGCCACAAGCTCTACAACGACGAAACATGCGTGCGTGGGTTCGAGAAGTTCCTGGTCGAGGCCGTCGCCCGCGCGCGGACCGGGCCATGAGCGCGGCGGCTCTGGTCCGCGAAGGGTTGGCGCATATTCGGGCGGGGCAACTGGACGAGGCGGAGGGCCGGTTTCGCGCCGCGCTCGCCCAGGATCCGGGGCGCGCCGACGCGCTCCATTACCTCGGTCTCGTTTTCCATCAGAAGGGCAAGTTCCAGGACGCGGCCGACATGTTGGCGCAGGCCGCCGGCCCGCTCTCCGGCAACGCCGATTTCCACGCCAACTTCGGCCTCGCCTTG of the Rhodospirillales bacterium genome contains:
- a CDS encoding glycosyl transferase family 1, whose translation is FMRGRVSYGMLRMIGVEDTVAKDVDDYIAIAIRLGREPEFRAQVRAKTAANRHKLYNDETCVRGFEKFLVEAVARARTGP